A single window of Candoia aspera isolate rCanAsp1 chromosome 3, rCanAsp1.hap2, whole genome shotgun sequence DNA harbors:
- the SLA2 gene encoding src-like-adapter 2 isoform X2: MGSLPSKRKQIATQTNPQLNTWHSQSYSVSLPVASSPVVVAVGDFPSGDTEPILRMGEQLSLLSEEGEWWQVKSIATGKECCVPSKNIAKISHRWLYDGIDRAKAEELLLLPANQEGSFLIRKRQVGKGCYSLSIRYTNRASWNCIKHYRINCLENSWLYISPSLTFSSLHELVDYYSESSDGLCCCLKKPCFIQGTSSSLFHHLSKPVEVKKSAFNWQEINRLVVKGSTNRRLTHQSWLARSS, encoded by the exons ATGGGAAGCTTGCCCAGTAAGAGAAAACAGATTGCTACCCAGACAAACCCAcaactgaacacatggcacagcCAGAGCTATAGCGTAAGCCTGCCAG ttGCCAGCTCCCCTGTAGTTGTTGCAGTTGGTGATTTTCCTTCTGGAGACACAGAGCCAATACTAAGGATGGGGGAACAGCTGAGTTTGCTATCTGA AGAAGGTGAATGGTGGCAAGTCAAATCAATAGCAACTGGCAAAGAATGCTGTGTACCTAGCAAAAACATAGCTAAAATTTCACACAG GTGGCTCTATGACGGCATTGATCGAGCAAAAGCTGAGGAGCTGTTGCTGCTGCCTGCCAACCAGGAAGGCTCTTTCCTCATAAGAAAGAGACAAGTGGGGAAAG GTTGCTACTCCTTATCAATCAGATACACAAATCGTGCATCCTGGAATTGTATAAAACACTATCGCATTAACTGTTTGGAGAACAGCTGGCTTTATATCTCCCCCAGCCTTACCTTCTCAAGCTTGCATGAACTGGTGGACTATTATTCTG AAAGTAGTGATGGCTTATGTTGCTGTTTGAAGAAACCGTGCTTCATCCAAGGAACTAGTTCCAGCTTGTTTCATCATCTTTCCAAACCTGTGGAAGTGAAAAAATCTGCTTTCAACTGGCAGGAGATCAacag ACTTGTCGTCAAAGGATCCACTAACAGAAGACTCACCCATCAGTCTTGGCTTGCGAGAAGCAGTTAG
- the SLA2 gene encoding src-like-adapter 2 isoform X3: protein MGSLPSKRKQIATQTNPQLNTWHSQSYSVSLPVASSPVVVAVGDFPSGDTEPILRMGEQLSLLSEEGEWWQVKSIATGKECCVPSKNIAKISHRWLYDGIDRAKAEELLLLPANQEGSFLIRKRQVGKGCYSLSIRYTNRASWNCIKHYRINCLENSWLYISPSLTFSSLHELVDYYSESSDGLCCCLKKPCFIQGTSSSLFHHLSKPVEVKKSAFNWQEINRLICCSNHV, encoded by the exons ATGGGAAGCTTGCCCAGTAAGAGAAAACAGATTGCTACCCAGACAAACCCAcaactgaacacatggcacagcCAGAGCTATAGCGTAAGCCTGCCAG ttGCCAGCTCCCCTGTAGTTGTTGCAGTTGGTGATTTTCCTTCTGGAGACACAGAGCCAATACTAAGGATGGGGGAACAGCTGAGTTTGCTATCTGA AGAAGGTGAATGGTGGCAAGTCAAATCAATAGCAACTGGCAAAGAATGCTGTGTACCTAGCAAAAACATAGCTAAAATTTCACACAG GTGGCTCTATGACGGCATTGATCGAGCAAAAGCTGAGGAGCTGTTGCTGCTGCCTGCCAACCAGGAAGGCTCTTTCCTCATAAGAAAGAGACAAGTGGGGAAAG GTTGCTACTCCTTATCAATCAGATACACAAATCGTGCATCCTGGAATTGTATAAAACACTATCGCATTAACTGTTTGGAGAACAGCTGGCTTTATATCTCCCCCAGCCTTACCTTCTCAAGCTTGCATGAACTGGTGGACTATTATTCTG AAAGTAGTGATGGCTTATGTTGCTGTTTGAAGAAACCGTGCTTCATCCAAGGAACTAGTTCCAGCTTGTTTCATCATCTTTCCAAACCTGTGGAAGTGAAAAAATCTGCTTTCAACTGGCAGGAGATCAacag gcttatatgctgctccaatcatgtctga
- the SLA2 gene encoding src-like-adapter 2 isoform X1, whose amino-acid sequence MGSLPSKRKQIATQTNPQLNTWHSQSYSVSLPVASSPVVVAVGDFPSGDTEPILRMGEQLSLLSEEGEWWQVKSIATGKECCVPSKNIAKISHRWLYDGIDRAKAEELLLLPANQEGSFLIRKRQVGKGCYSLSIRYTNRASWNCIKHYRINCLENSWLYISPSLTFSSLHELVDYYSESSDGLCCCLKKPCFIQGTSSSLFHHLSKPVEVKKSAFNWQEINSSDLSSKDPLTEDSPISLGLREAVSTYLFMTEDLPLGDTPNRKGRQSKDL is encoded by the exons ATGGGAAGCTTGCCCAGTAAGAGAAAACAGATTGCTACCCAGACAAACCCAcaactgaacacatggcacagcCAGAGCTATAGCGTAAGCCTGCCAG ttGCCAGCTCCCCTGTAGTTGTTGCAGTTGGTGATTTTCCTTCTGGAGACACAGAGCCAATACTAAGGATGGGGGAACAGCTGAGTTTGCTATCTGA AGAAGGTGAATGGTGGCAAGTCAAATCAATAGCAACTGGCAAAGAATGCTGTGTACCTAGCAAAAACATAGCTAAAATTTCACACAG GTGGCTCTATGACGGCATTGATCGAGCAAAAGCTGAGGAGCTGTTGCTGCTGCCTGCCAACCAGGAAGGCTCTTTCCTCATAAGAAAGAGACAAGTGGGGAAAG GTTGCTACTCCTTATCAATCAGATACACAAATCGTGCATCCTGGAATTGTATAAAACACTATCGCATTAACTGTTTGGAGAACAGCTGGCTTTATATCTCCCCCAGCCTTACCTTCTCAAGCTTGCATGAACTGGTGGACTATTATTCTG AAAGTAGTGATGGCTTATGTTGCTGTTTGAAGAAACCGTGCTTCATCCAAGGAACTAGTTCCAGCTTGTTTCATCATCTTTCCAAACCTGTGGAAGTGAAAAAATCTGCTTTCAACTGGCAGGAGATCAacag CTCAGACTTGTCGTCAAAGGATCCACTAACAGAAGACTCACCCATCAGTCTTGGCTTGCGAGAAGCAGTTAGTACTTACCTGTTTATGACTGAAGACCTGCCATTAGGGGACACACCTAacaggaaaggaaggcaatccaAAGACTTATAA